In the genome of Desulfofarcimen acetoxidans DSM 771, one region contains:
- a CDS encoding helix-turn-helix domain-containing protein — MQGERRKATFTIPETAKLLGISRAHAYELVKIGKIPAIRLGAKRLIIPVEAIERLLSAY; from the coding sequence ATGCAAGGTGAAAGACGAAAAGCAACTTTTACCATACCAGAAACAGCAAAGCTACTTGGTATTAGTCGAGCGCATGCTTATGAATTGGTTAAAATAGGAAAGATTCCTGCTATTCGATTAGGTGCCAAACGTCTAATCATTCCAGTTGAAGCAATTGAGCGATTGCTTTCAGCTTATTAA
- a CDS encoding DNA primase family protein, with product MNNGKYELILSRLENVQVSGNGYTARCPVESHNDTKNSLSIRTGNDNRILLKCHAGCSIEDIVRALGLTMRDLFPFPNHQNNDRNNASGITLKELATDKYMPINFLTSLGVYQSGRVVKIPYRLEDGSPAPRQRLRTALKAKDGSRWAKGEGSPVPYGLWKLREARDAGQIVLCEGESDAWTLWYHGFPAMGLPGADMTKKLKIAHFQDISRVYVIREPDQGGDTFVNGMTKQFSGWRSWRGELFEVRLSESTGAKDPNDLHKQDPDNFKNVFMEVLSAAKPLEIVNQNLKSEAKHMFANGNNLTDLGNTRRLVTQHGQTIRYCHIWKKWLIWNGKFWEIDNTGAVVRLAKNTVMSIYAEASKESDEGLRKALVDHARKSEAASRIKAMITLAESEEGIPISPDQLDNNRWLLNCLNGTVDLKTGKLLPHRRDDYITKIAPVEYRPDVECPIWHTFLNEIMEDNQNLVSFLQRAAGMCLTGDVSEHVLFVLHGNGRNGKSTLLNIMLDIMNDYSIQAPPDLLMAKHNERHPTELADLFGKRLVVSIESDEGRRMAESLIKQLTGGDKIKARRMREDFWEFWPSHKLWLATNHKPQVRGTDTAIWSRLKLIPFNVSFAGRENKQLPAKLLTEKPGIFKWLVEGCLAWQREGLGVPDEVQAATEIYRTEQDTLGNFLTEHCITNPLVRVPASDIYRAYKAWCENNNEYVLSQKIFGTRLSERGFNKSRGTKTGGYVWYGIGLLNDLNDTERFSYITASRENKSEFIRKIEFNRSVPSVDKENNVNSKNFAWEGDLHKLPI from the coding sequence ATGAATAATGGAAAATATGAGCTTATTCTTTCGCGTTTAGAAAATGTTCAAGTAAGTGGCAATGGATATACTGCCCGGTGCCCCGTTGAATCACATAATGATACTAAGAACAGCCTATCAATAAGAACTGGTAATGACAACAGAATTCTTTTAAAATGTCACGCCGGTTGCTCTATAGAGGATATTGTTCGAGCCCTTGGCTTAACGATGCGCGATTTGTTTCCTTTTCCTAATCATCAAAACAATGACCGTAATAACGCTTCGGGTATTACTTTGAAAGAACTGGCGACAGATAAATATATGCCAATAAATTTTCTAACTTCACTAGGAGTTTACCAATCTGGCCGGGTAGTTAAAATCCCTTATCGTCTTGAGGACGGCTCCCCTGCCCCCCGACAGCGGTTAAGAACAGCTTTAAAGGCTAAAGACGGCAGTCGGTGGGCAAAGGGCGAAGGAAGTCCAGTGCCGTATGGACTTTGGAAATTACGAGAAGCGAGAGATGCCGGACAGATTGTTCTATGTGAGGGTGAGTCAGATGCCTGGACACTCTGGTATCATGGCTTTCCTGCAATGGGTCTGCCTGGTGCAGATATGACAAAAAAACTAAAGATAGCTCATTTCCAGGATATAAGTCGGGTTTACGTGATTCGCGAACCTGATCAAGGTGGAGATACATTTGTCAATGGAATGACTAAGCAGTTCTCCGGATGGCGCAGCTGGCGGGGTGAGCTATTCGAGGTAAGGCTTAGTGAGTCAACCGGGGCGAAAGATCCCAATGATTTACACAAACAAGACCCGGATAATTTTAAGAATGTTTTTATGGAGGTTTTAAGTGCGGCGAAGCCACTTGAAATAGTTAACCAAAATCTAAAATCAGAAGCAAAACATATGTTTGCCAATGGAAATAATTTAACCGATTTAGGTAATACCCGCCGCCTTGTTACACAGCATGGGCAAACTATTCGATACTGCCACATTTGGAAAAAGTGGCTTATATGGAACGGCAAGTTTTGGGAGATTGACAATACCGGTGCAGTAGTGCGTTTAGCCAAAAATACCGTGATGAGTATCTATGCAGAGGCATCAAAAGAATCAGATGAAGGTCTGCGAAAAGCGTTAGTGGATCACGCCAGAAAGTCTGAGGCTGCTTCTCGTATCAAAGCCATGATAACCCTGGCGGAATCCGAAGAAGGTATACCTATAAGCCCGGATCAATTAGATAACAACCGATGGTTATTAAATTGTTTAAATGGCACTGTTGATCTTAAAACCGGCAAATTGTTACCTCACAGGCGTGATGACTACATAACAAAGATTGCCCCAGTAGAATATAGGCCCGATGTGGAATGTCCTATATGGCATACTTTTCTAAATGAAATAATGGAAGATAATCAAAATCTAGTTAGTTTTCTTCAAAGAGCTGCCGGTATGTGTTTAACGGGTGATGTTTCCGAACATGTATTATTTGTTCTTCATGGAAATGGCCGAAATGGGAAAAGTACACTTTTAAACATTATGTTAGATATAATGAATGATTACTCAATTCAGGCACCACCCGATCTTTTAATGGCAAAGCATAACGAACGTCACCCAACCGAACTGGCAGACCTGTTTGGAAAACGATTAGTGGTATCAATCGAAAGTGACGAGGGCCGCAGAATGGCAGAATCGCTAATTAAACAGCTGACAGGCGGTGACAAAATTAAGGCCCGCCGCATGCGAGAGGATTTTTGGGAATTTTGGCCTAGCCATAAATTATGGCTGGCAACAAACCATAAGCCACAGGTACGAGGAACAGATACGGCAATTTGGAGTCGATTAAAACTAATCCCATTTAACGTATCTTTTGCGGGTAGAGAGAACAAACAACTACCCGCAAAACTACTTACAGAAAAGCCGGGTATTTTTAAATGGTTGGTTGAAGGTTGTCTGGCCTGGCAACGGGAAGGACTGGGAGTACCTGACGAGGTACAGGCGGCAACTGAAATTTACCGCACTGAACAAGATACTTTAGGAAATTTTCTTACAGAACATTGCATTACTAACCCACTAGTCAGAGTACCAGCCAGTGATATATATCGTGCCTATAAAGCCTGGTGTGAGAATAATAACGAATATGTTTTATCACAAAAGATTTTTGGCACAAGGCTATCAGAACGAGGATTCAATAAATCCCGCGGTACCAAGACCGGTGGTTATGTATGGTATGGTATTGGATTACTGAACGATCTGAACGATACTGAACGATTTTCCTATATAACAGCTTCACGAGAAAATAAAAGTGAGTTTATACGGAAAATCGAATTTAATCGTTCAGTTCCTTCAGTGGATAAGGAAAATAATGTTAATAGTAAGAATTTTGCTTGGGAAGGTGATTTACATAAATTACCTATTTAA
- a CDS encoding helix-turn-helix domain-containing protein, whose product MKKEAYSIPETAKILGIGRSLAYQLAREGKLKTVKLGKRLIVPAKVIEQMLSACG is encoded by the coding sequence ATGAAAAAGGAAGCTTATTCGATTCCCGAAACTGCCAAAATTTTAGGAATTGGCCGCAGTTTAGCTTATCAACTAGCCAGGGAGGGAAAGTTAAAAACCGTAAAACTCGGTAAGAGATTAATTGTGCCGGCAAAAGTAATCGAACAGATGCTATCCGCTTGTGGTTAA
- a CDS encoding IS630 family transposase yields the protein MRKLHLNNPQNLTIEDLNKIKRETPYKLRCRVQAVILVMKGRQAKQIAEYLDISEQTIRKYVAYFNEGGVEKLLHVSKKPGRPPRLTNEQKEEVKEVLKQSPSEVGFSTHTTWNCKTLAAYIHDTYGVKYTSDGVWRMLLKMDFRYNRPTYVLAKADPEKQKAFQDELEELKKSH from the coding sequence ATGAGGAAATTGCATTTAAACAATCCACAAAATTTAACCATTGAGGATTTGAATAAGATAAAAAGAGAAACACCATATAAACTAAGATGCAGAGTTCAAGCTGTTATTCTTGTCATGAAAGGGAGACAAGCAAAGCAGATTGCCGAATATCTTGATATAAGTGAACAAACCATAAGAAAATACGTTGCTTACTTTAATGAAGGTGGAGTTGAAAAACTGCTTCATGTATCAAAAAAACCGGGAAGACCGCCAAGGCTAACCAATGAACAAAAAGAAGAGGTCAAAGAGGTACTGAAACAATCACCATCAGAGGTTGGTTTTAGTACCCATACTACTTGGAATTGTAAAACCCTCGCTGCTTACATTCATGATACATACGGCGTTAAATATACATCAGATGGTGTTTGGCGCATGCTTCTTAAGATGGATTTTCGTTATAATCGTCCCACTTATGTATTAGCCAAAGCTGATCCGGAAAAACAAAAAGCTTTTCAAGATGAGCTGGAAGAGTTAAAAAAATCTCACTGA